Genomic window (Nicotiana sylvestris chromosome 7, ASM39365v2, whole genome shotgun sequence):
tatataaagaggttaggattgtatagaaattcatccAAAAAAATTTGTTAACTCTTGTTGAAATgtttattgttcttaaattctccaacagtttttcattatgtctgaagagcgtagaataagagtttcattatattggggggtgaggtgtgatggagaataattctgtgggctacagtttacctgctcagtgtcatgttaaattgccacttacaatagagtacgataaattgatatcgttattatgcaaaaaactgagtgtgaggaaacgttcagttatagttaaagtaaccggaagatatccgtattctgtcactccgcaaggggttgttttttactcggagtttaacatcgacgatgatgaaactttgagtgattttttgaggactccggacgaatgtcgggaatttcttgtaatcacaatgttggagatgtacgtgaaggtcgaagacgttccaaaaacgaggttgtgcgtagcagagataaccctcagtcatcgggtggttattttggagcagtttttgccggacaggttccggatgaaagagttttcattgatttaaacttatcaccggcGAAGAATGAGaaacgagaaaataatttataccctgctttccataattcacaagacgagtggtaagctttaattttcatttgtgttaattatgtatatttttggcgtacttaaatttgtattaacgctcatatatttaatagggggtaccggccggatatgaattttacaagtggcccatccggtagtcatcacctaattgaaaacgtccatcatgggaTTTCATCatattacgacttgtaagtgaagtgatataaaACCATATGGAtatcatttattaattcagtagcttatatttttgttggttgtgtagtgaaaacgagcaagttgaaccacctgtactcactcaattgacgGAAAACGACAtattacatcgggatctggcagatgcacagagtgaggaacagaacaacgcttacgataacaatgccgatgaatccggagacgagacaccctttttTCGTGAGGATGGTAATGAacaggatgaggaggaaggacctgatttgaagagagacccacctagacgaagagtgtacgagtccgaagtgccgtttcattcaagggagattccttacattgataacttgccaactgtgccagatgtggaagctctcacaagggattttgatgaaatccggacaacaatgtgggatgagtctagaccaacggtgcttgcaaaggggatgttttttcctgataaagcacgcttaagcagggcttgtaaaatgcacaacgtaaaagagtgtcgtgagatgcaggtattgGAGTCAAGTCTaatggtatacaaggttgtttgctgcaggtggttttggccatgtaattggatgttgcgtgcgaccaagaagaagacaggtatgtggaaagtgggtaaatatattcccacccacacatgcgaaatggacacattcaacggtaatcacttcaacttggatattgacttgatatctcttgtacttattccgcacctcgaagcatccataaggtatacaatcaaagagtgcattacatcagtccaccaggaatatggccataccattacgaaaagaaaggcatttctcgggcaCAAATGAGCAtttgaaattgtctacggtaattgggataagtcatttgcatctctgccaaagtacatggccgcactgcagcactttaaccccgggatagttgttgaatggaagcttgagcagagtccgggaacaccagaatacatattcaattatgtgttctgggcgtttaagccagcaattgatggttttttgcATTGCCgacccgtaatatccatagacggaactcatgtctatggaaagtacgatatcaagctattaatagccgtggcagtggatgctaatggacagatatttcctctagcttttgctgtttgtgccaatgaaagcacagagacatGGACGATAtttttgaaccacctgaaagagcacgttgtcaaacaacgttcaggtatttgtctaatatctgatcggcacggtggtatattaagttctgtggagaacttgcctgcatggcaagaaccttatgcataccaccgttactgtgtgaggcactttaaggccaatttccagaaggcacatcccaacaaggatctacatgatttgatgtggatggcagcaacagaccaccaacagcataaattccggaggcatatggattctatcaggcaagaagatgAGGCAacctatcgttggttaatgcgacatgaccctgaaaagtggacgttgcatgcagatggtggcagacgatggggaattcttactacaaatgtgtcagagtccttcaacgggttattaaagtcagtaagaggattgcccgtcacagccatggtgcggatgtcgttcaagcagatggcggagaggtttgttgaatgGTCTGCAACTGCAACAgaattgatggagaggggtgttgaatttatgccagtgcctacgaagagatttgagaaatacagacggcgagcacattggcattcatttttgcagtatgataacgaaagaggtgtttttgaagttcgcaccgctatccataataatcgaggtaataatgtacatactgtaaatgaatctgcaaggttatgctcctgtgggaaatggtccatttaccacatgccttgctcatatgccatcaagtgttttcaacgtgttggttatgcggagaccaactatgttgatcaacaatatagtatttccaagtacctaaacacatatagtggtcagttgcagccagtgggtgctgagcattattggcctccggaaccatttaaaatggtgcgtaacaagtcctatttgcataaaagacaggtgcagaagagaacgcgtatacgaaaccaaatggatgttagtgacatcgtttatgcgcgcaaatgtagtatatgctcgcaaacaggacacgaccgtcgtaaatgtccttcagctggtttgggtggcaaaactaatcaagctcgtggtgggtgttcttcaagtgtacctaactacccatgagtttatgttgtaataattagttgttatgtctatgttgcaagatttatgaaataaaattatgtttgttaactatgatttgtacttttccattttacctatttaaatattaatttaataaaactATCCGTATATTTGTTATGTAtttgttgtcttgtcgaactgaaaaggCTGAcgagctgacataaagttgtcttgtcaacatcatgatattttacacgcaaaatatagcgccattacatagtacgttatgtgtgtgttgtcttgtcgaactgaaaaagctgaccaactgacataaagttgtcttgtcaacatcatgatatttaacacgcaaaatatagcggcattacatagtacgttatgtgtgtcttctctcgcctataaataacgggctcatcgtaattattttgtgtgctcaaaatttagtaaaagcaaatatttcaatacaagtaaggtttttttacattacagacaaatttatttcacaaatggctcaacctcttcgtccaccaaagtgcaactaTGGAATATcatgcttgatgcaaaattgttgggatggtggtgaagttggacgccgctactggcactgtatgaaccagttttacaaggttcccgacgaacctatttgtgattttcaggaatgggtcgatgaaccatgttatcaggaatgttacagagaacaactgcagtttctttATAATACGTGTTTAAGACaacgagaaaaagaaaaagaaagcaatacaattattgcagacttgagggcgaaactgaaggaggtgggagaagaaaaatggaaaacgcaatggaattgtgaagcacaaaaggaacgtCAACAAAATATAAattggaacttgcggaggtgaaggcgaaactgaaagagatagaagaagaaaaagaacaactgcaagaacgatttaagtggtaggAGCGGAAAATAAATGGCAACAGGGGCTAAACAAgccatgtatgtgtttagtgtatttttcatatttcatgtattttgatTGTGTTGgtctgctatgtttgtgtttgggctgtagtaatgttttccttgtttgttgtactaaattttattttaattgaagtagaaGTTAAGTTTAACTGCTTGTGTTGTTCTACATTTTATTTTATGAAGCTATCAAATGaatggagaactaaaaaaagtaatgagcatattcgattaaatattaTTGTTAATTTATACAAAAATATTGTCTGGGCGatgtcaatgtgtcccgcatccggtgtgtctcaatgcagcTGTTGGCCTGAGGCACATCCCCTcccgcccgggtacgctatcaggatcatcatcatcaagtcgtctccttatagctcgatgcggcgcaggatgacatgtatccgtggtgctgtcagctccagtagaaggctacataataatatgaaacttagtataggaaaatatataacaattcacaacaatttatattgtcttaccatcatcATGTATGGATCCTGAATATAGTCATCTATCGCAGCATCGCATGAacccttaaaaaggaaattaataaagttaaagaaaataaataagttacagttaaaacaaattcaaattcaatactaataaattCATACTtgcgcatgtgatgtggagccataactcagtcggcgcccACTATAAAAATCTCGGGTCGGTCGATCCTCAATAGTGGTGGACGGGCCTgggaagtatctaccccaatccactccttgaatatccgagcccgtgatcaataattgacccgatggggtcactTGCGATGGCACTGAAGTGTGATAAATTCCAAGGCAGTAAGACGAcatgtccgtctcatgcatgccacttgccatatcagcagcaacatcagcagtaggagcctcaacgcccccttgctggggaccacctcctctccgcccacggCCACGTCGTCCGGCACCACCTGCACGTCGGGCACCACCAGCTCGTGGGATACCACGACCTCGATGGTACTGCGttgggtccatataatcagcctcgtgtgccaaacgctgatccgatcgggctcgctgcagtgtctgggcagccacatccatgaatcgacgactatactcatgcatggccacaggatcgtggacataactctgcatctgctgccccatatgatcgacggtatgcaatccaatcgcctgcataaagtaaaaaatataacCTACATATTTGGCAATAAATTACAGGTATATATTTAATaataaaactggcaagccatcagcggacaagccatataaaatctcagtgTCCTgcagtgtgatggtggcctcgccgattggcaaatggaaaatgtgcgtctccggtcgccagcgctcaatcaaggccgtgatcaaagcatagtcgagctgtatccggccaatcctaataatcctatataatcccatttCCTCCAGGTAATGGATCACGTGGGGATGTAGAACGCAgggaggactcaaaaactcccacaatagatccactctcaTAGCCCaaaaagtctgcgtaagcaactgtccgtcccatatatactcggatctatgctggggctgtagggctaatagatcaaacgtccgagggccgggatgtatagtcgcgtccatgtcgtcaactgtaaactatcattaataattatgtgttttttattataatttaaattcatattttttaataacttaattgtacaaattatatatatatatatatatatatatgtgtgtgtgtgtgtgtgtgtgtgtgtgtgttttttttagttataatttaaattcatatttttaataacttaattgtacaaattatatatatatatatatatatatatatatatatatatatatatataattatgtgtttttattataatttaaattattatttttaataacttaattgtacaaattatatatatatatatataatataatatgtttttattataatttaaattcatattttttaataacttaattgtacaaattactaattatgtatgttgatacaattattaacttaattgtacaaagtttgcattttcaaataccagtataagatacttaaacaaaaagaattctaagctaaaatactacacattactacgctacaaggctctaaattttactacgctataagagtctacgttttactacgctaaaaaggtctgaattttactacgctaaaaaataatctaaactaagcataaacaacaaataaatttaattgcaaataaaatacaaaacggaataaaaaaacatatatataaatcaggatattaacagacaaatttattttactaatttatattttattagaAAACACTAATAATAAAttcggataaatttaacatgctagtttcaaaaaaaaaaaacacaaaccgaaatagaacacatacaaatcaaataatatacattattataaatgtttcaacttaaaagaaatcgaaatacctcgatttagaattttgacaaagcaaaaagattgaaattttgactccggaattgtgaatcaacaataacacgaaactctactcgaatgtgggaccctttttcttcgagttttatgtgtcggggggacccaatttttgttttttaacagAAACGGGCAGAATCGGGGGGACCAAGAAGTGgggaaaagttttaaaaaaatggggGATGGATGGAATCGGAGAAGAAGACGGAGGGGTATAAAAaatctatgtatagcgccacaatacctggcgctatacattaatgcgctatgtatagcgccaggtattgtggcgctatacctgacCATGTCAGCTTTTACAGTATAACGCCACAATACCtgacgctatacattaacggttccgttaccgttaatgtatagcgccaggtattgtggcgctatatataaaaatgtaccTTTTTTTTTAACCACCTATTTGTAtagtttgagtaaaaaaaaaacCACACTTTGATTCCGAACTCAAAAAACAAATTCACACCTCATGATATTCTGCATCAATAACATATTCGCATTTTAATGGTTGACTCATTCTAGATGAAACATTTCGCCAGTTCAGCTATGTCATAATTGATCTTTGATGTTGTACCATGAATTTAAATATTTGTCTGGAATATAATGCTATTAGATCTGGACCGGCAACAGAATATCTTATGTCTGCTATGGACTCTATATTTGAAAATTATGGTGCGCCAAGAATTTTGGTTAATTTTGGGTTCTCACCCTAGAAATATGAGCAGATTGATCAAATATCTTGACCCTCTAATTGGAATTTACGCAAGGTAAATCAGGTCAATTTTGAATATTTAAACAATATGACAGTGAATTTTATTTAGACTCTGATGTAAAATTTTCACCAGAAAATGTCACAGTGATGAATGTAAATATGGTATGATTGTCAGCAGAAAATTTCATTTTCGTCGTTAATTAAACAACAAACTCAGTGTATTTCCATAAATGAGGTAGGGTAGGGGAATGTGTACGTGTACCTCACTCTTACCTTATAAAGATAAAGAgcctgtttccgatagaccctcggccaTTTTCGTCATTTAATTGGTAGTGAAAATTAGTTTGTCCTCCTGTTTAAACAACATTTTTTAAGTCAATTATTTCTCTAAgtacttcttccttttatttaattttggattatgGAGAGGGATGATTAAGGGTAATAAAGTCAATTTAGGATTGCCCTGTTGACTCTGACGCCAGACCAAAAGTTTTCTTTTCCAGCAGTCATATGAAAGTTGTCCATTTTGAAGAACTGACCCATTCTTCAAGAATGGCTTCTACTAAGAATATATATATGCAAATCTCCTTTGTTCTATAATAGCTTTGTCCTCTGTGTAAGCTCTGAGCAGCTATGGACAACAAAAACAATTCTTTTTTATTCCTTTCTTTGCTGTGCTTATGCTTCTCTCTCAAAACCCATCTCTCCTTAGGAGCTGACACCATCTCTGCAAATCAATCCCTCTCTGGAGACCAAACAATATCCTCTTCAGGTGGGAACTTTGTGCTGGGATTCTTCAGACCAGGTAATAGTTCCAACTATTACATAGGCATATGGTACAAAAAAGTGACTGAAAAAACTCCTGTTTGGGTTGCAAACAGGGAAACACCAGTTTCTGATAAAAATTCTGCAGAGCTAAAAATCTTGAATGGTAATTTGGTACTGGTTAATGGGTCTAATACTTCAATTTGGTCCACAAATATTAGTTCTAGCAAGTCCAATTCTGTGGTAGCAGTTCTCCGAGATGATGGTAATTTAATCTTGAGAGATGGGTCTAATTCAACACCACCCCTTTGGCAAAGTTTTGATATCCCTGGCAATACTTGGTTGCCTGGTTCTAAACTTTCTTACAACAAAATCACCAAAAGAAAGCAGCTCCTTACATCATGGAAGAGCTTGGAAGATCCTTCACCTGGGTTGTTTTCTCTTGAGCTGGATCCAAATGGTAGCCAGTATATTATAAGGTGGAATAGAACTGAGCAATATTGGACCAGTGGACCATGGAATGGCCAAATTTTCAGTGGGGTGCCTGAGATGAGGGCCAACTATATTTACAATTTTAGCTATGAGGACAAGCCGAATGAAAGCTATTTTACATATTCTGTTAATAATCCTTCTACCATTTCAAGATTCATTATGGATGTCTCTGGACAGATAAAGCAACTCACTTGGTTGACTAATTCAGATCAGTGGAATCTGTTCTGGTCTCAACCAAGATCACAATGTGAAGTTTATGCTTATTGCGGACCCTTTGCTACCTGTCGGGAGAACTTGCAGCCCTTTTGTAATTGTTTGGATGGTTTCAAGCACAGTTCAGAGGCTGATTGGAATCAAAATGATTATTCTAGAGGCTGTGAGAGGAAAACGAAGTTGCAATGTGGCAACACTAACGGGGAGAAAGATGGATTTTGGATGCATACCCAGATGAAAGTACCTAAAAAATTTCAACCTGTTGCTGCTGGGAGCACTGAAGAATGTCAATCAACCTGCTTGAATAATTGCAGTTGCACTGCTTATTCTTATGACAATTCGTGCTCAATTTGGAACAGTGAGCTCTTGGATATGCAGCAATTCTCACAAAATGAGGGTAAGGGCAAGACGATCTTTGTCAGATTAGCTGCATCTGACATCCCAAAATCCAAGAGTAAAAAGGGAATTGCAATTGGTGTTTCTCTGGGGTCTGCTGCTATCGTAGTGGTCCTTTTGGGCATTCTTTTTGTTATATTCCAGAGAAGACGTAGGCATATTGTTGGA
Coding sequences:
- the LOC104222233 gene encoding G-type lectin S-receptor-like serine/threonine-protein kinase At2g19130, giving the protein MDNKNNSFLFLSLLCLCFSLKTHLSLGADTISANQSLSGDQTISSSGGNFVLGFFRPGNSSNYYIGIWYKKVTEKTPVWVANRETPVSDKNSAELKILNGNLVLVNGSNTSIWSTNISSSKSNSVVAVLRDDGNLILRDGSNSTPPLWQSFDIPGNTWLPGSKLSYNKITKRKQLLTSWKSLEDPSPGLFSLELDPNGSQYIIRWNRTEQYWTSGPWNGQIFSGVPEMRANYIYNFSYEDKPNESYFTYSVNNPSTISRFIMDVSGQIKQLTWLTNSDQWNLFWSQPRSQCEVYAYCGPFATCRENLQPFCNCLDGFKHSSEADWNQNDYSRGCERKTKLQCGNTNGEKDGFWMHTQMKVPKKFQPVAAGSTEECQSTCLNNCSCTAYSYDNSCSIWNSELLDMQQFSQNEGKGKTIFVRLAASDIPKSKSKKGIAIGVSLGSAAIVVVLLGILFVIFQRRRRHIVGSGKTVEGSLVAFGYKDLQHATKNFSEKLGGGGFGSVFKGKLSDSSAIAVKRLDSINQGEKQFRTEVSTIGTIQHVNLVRLRGFCSEGNKKLLVYDYMENGSLDSHLFTEKQSDVMDWKTRYQVALGTARGLTYLHEKCRECIIHCDIKPENILLDAQLCPKVADFGLAKLVGRDFSRVLTTMRGTRGYLAPEWISGVAITAKADVYSYGMMLLEIVSGRRNSEQSQDGKVKFFPSWAARVLADEGDILSLLDYRLERVADAEEVSRICKVACWCIQDDELQRPSMGQVVQILEGVLEVNLPPIPRSLQVYADNDEHIVFFTESSSSQTSSQAQSKTSSATSQSKSTTESMNSRS